Genomic segment of Candidatus Rokuibacteriota bacterium:
GAGCCTGCCCGACCCGGCGTGGAGCCCCGGCGTGTCCACGAACACGATCTGCGCGCCGGCCAGGTGCTTGATGCCGGTGATGCGCGTCCGGGTGGTCTGGGGACGGCGGGAGACGATGGCCATCTTCTCGCCGACGAGCCGGTTCAGGAGCGTGGACTTGCCGACGTGGGCGCGTCCGATCAGCGCCACGAACCCGGCGCGGTGCGCGGGGCGGGCCATCACGCGCCGAGCAGGCCGGACCAGAGGCGCGCCGGCACGGGGCGGGCCGCGCAGCGTGAGAGAATCTCCCGCGCCCGCTCGTGCATCAGGCGGGCCTCCACCGGCTCGGCGTCATCGTACCCGACCAGGTGCAGCACACCGTGAACGGCCAGGAGGTCCACCTCGAGGGCGACGGGCACGCGGAGCCGCGCCGCCTGGCGAGCTGCCGTGTCGGCGGAGATGACGACTTCGCCGAGCAGCGCGGACGGGCCGGGCCCCTCGAGGTTGAACGCCAGGACGTCGGTGCGCGACGAGGACCCGCGGAAGCGGGCATTGAGGCGCCGGAGGGCCCCATCGTCCACCAGGCTCACGTGGACTTCCCTGTCGGCCCGCCCGAGGAGGCGGAGCGCCCTTCCGACGGTCCGCCCCACCCTCGGCGTCGAGAGCCGGATACGCCGCTGGAGGTTCCGGACGGCAAGCGGCATCACCCGGGGGCCGGGCCCTGGGCCTGCTCGGCCGGCCGCTCGAGGCGGGAGGCCTGGCGCCGCGGCTCCGAGGGCTGGACTCGATCATAGGCCCGGACGATGGAAGCCACCAGGTCGTGCCGCACCACGTCACGGTCGTCGAAGTAGACGAAGCTGATCCCGTCGATGCCCTGGAGCACCGTCTGGATCTCGATGAGCCCCGAGGGTCGGCTGGCGGGCAGATCCACCTGGGTGATGTCCCCGGTGACGACCATCTTGGAGTTGAAACCGAGGCGGGTGAGCGCCATCTTCATCTGTTCGGACGTCGTGTTCTGCGCCTCGTCGAGGATGATGAACGCGTCGTTGAGCGTTCGGCCCCGCATGTAGGCCAGGGGCGCGACCTCGATGGTGCCCCGGTCGCTCAAGGACGTGACCTTCTCGGCCTCCAGCATGTCGTAGAGCGCGTCGTACAGCGGGCGCAGATAGGGATGCACCTTCTCGGCCAGATCACCCGGCAGGAATCCCAGCCGCTCACCCGCCTCCACGGCAGGGCGCGTCAGGATGATCCGGGCCACCTCCCGGTTCATCAGCGCCGCCACCGCCATCGCCACCGCGAGATAGGACTTGCCGGTGCCGGCCGGGCCGATGGCGACGACGAGGTCGTGGGCCCGGATGGCGTCGAGGTAGCGCTTCTGGTTGAGCGTCTTCGGGGTGATCAGCCTCTTCCGCGAGGGCACCGGGATGACATCCGCGAAGAGCGACTTGAGGTCCGCGTCCGGGT
This window contains:
- a CDS encoding PhoH family protein translates to MDVPSDLNLLTLLGRNDEHLRSLESRYGVRVTARGHQITLRGGEAQVGHAERALQALADMARVRAPLSAAEVRAALRVAEADPDADLKSLFADVIPVPSRKRLITPKTLNQKRYLDAIRAHDLVVAIGPAGTGKSYLAVAMAVAALMNREVARIILTRPAVEAGERLGFLPGDLAEKVHPYLRPLYDALYDMLEAEKVTSLSDRGTIEVAPLAYMRGRTLNDAFIILDEAQNTTSEQMKMALTRLGFNSKMVVTGDITQVDLPASRPSGLIEIQTVLQGIDGISFVYFDDRDVVRHDLVASIVRAYDRVQPSEPRRQASRLERPAEQAQGPAPG
- the ybeY gene encoding rRNA maturation RNase YbeY, which translates into the protein MPLAVRNLQRRIRLSTPRVGRTVGRALRLLGRADREVHVSLVDDGALRRLNARFRGSSSRTDVLAFNLEGPGPSALLGEVVISADTAARQAARLRVPVALEVDLLAVHGVLHLVGYDDAEPVEARLMHERAREILSRCAARPVPARLWSGLLGA